In Panacibacter ginsenosidivorans, the following proteins share a genomic window:
- the katG gene encoding catalase/peroxidase HPI: MESNDISKCPFHNGSLKQNVGGGGTRNRDWWPNQLKLNILRQHSSLSNPMDKDFNYAEAFKSLDLEAVKKDMHALMTDSQDWWPADFGHYGGLFIRMAWHSAGTYRVGDGRGGAGAGQQRFAPLNSWPDNVSLDKARRLLWPIKQKYGSKISWADLMILAGNIALESMGFKTFGFAGGREDVWEPEEDVYWGAETKWLGGDIRYAHGSDGVDKAHGVVSSDDNADGDIHSRNLENPLAAVQMGLIYVNPEGPDGNPDPVKAAKDIRDTFGRMAMNDEETVALIAGGHSFGKTHGAAPATHVGKEPEAAEMELQGFGWSSSYGSGKGADTITSGLEVIWTKTPTKWSNNFFENLFGFEWELTKSPAGAHQWVAKNADDIIPDAFDSSKKHKPTMLTTDLSLRFDPVYEKISRHFLENPDAFADAFARAWFKLTHRDMGPRARYLGADVPAEELLWQDPIPALDHTLIDENDIAALKAKVLESGLSVSKLVSVAWASASTFRGSDKRGGANGARIRLAPQKDWRVNNPAQLSNVLDVLEGIQSVFNATQTGDKKISLADLIVLAGCAAVEKAAKDAGHNITVPFAPGRMDASQEQTDVESVGYLEPQADGFRNYRKANYPASTEALLIDKAQLLTLTAPELTVLVGGMRVLNTNFDGSAHGVFTQTPGKLTNDFFVNLLDMNTAWKPATEDKELYQGYNRATTKPTWTATRADLVFGSNSELRAIAEVYGSSDAQEKFVKDFVAAWNKVMNLDRFDLV, from the coding sequence ATGGAATCAAATGACATTAGTAAGTGCCCGTTTCACAACGGCAGTTTAAAGCAAAATGTTGGCGGCGGTGGTACAAGAAACCGTGACTGGTGGCCAAACCAATTAAAGCTGAATATTCTTCGTCAGCATTCTTCTTTGTCAAATCCTATGGACAAAGATTTTAACTATGCGGAAGCATTTAAAAGTCTCGATCTGGAAGCAGTAAAAAAAGATATGCATGCACTTATGACAGATTCGCAAGACTGGTGGCCTGCAGATTTTGGTCACTATGGTGGCTTGTTTATACGTATGGCATGGCACAGCGCAGGAACGTATCGTGTAGGTGATGGACGTGGTGGAGCAGGAGCAGGCCAACAACGTTTTGCACCACTTAATAGCTGGCCTGATAATGTGAGCCTTGATAAAGCACGAAGGTTGCTTTGGCCTATCAAACAAAAATATGGCAGCAAAATTTCATGGGCAGACCTGATGATCCTTGCCGGTAATATAGCACTGGAATCAATGGGTTTTAAAACATTTGGGTTTGCAGGCGGACGTGAAGATGTTTGGGAGCCTGAAGAAGATGTGTACTGGGGTGCTGAAACGAAATGGCTTGGTGGTGATATACGATACGCCCATGGTTCAGATGGTGTGGATAAAGCGCATGGTGTAGTTTCATCTGATGATAATGCAGATGGTGATATACATTCCCGTAATCTTGAAAATCCTTTGGCTGCTGTGCAGATGGGATTGATCTATGTAAACCCTGAAGGCCCTGATGGTAATCCTGATCCTGTAAAAGCAGCAAAAGATATCCGGGATACGTTCGGCCGCATGGCAATGAACGATGAAGAAACAGTTGCGTTGATCGCAGGTGGACACAGCTTTGGTAAAACACATGGTGCTGCACCCGCAACGCATGTAGGCAAAGAACCCGAAGCTGCTGAAATGGAGTTGCAGGGTTTTGGCTGGAGTAGCAGCTATGGATCTGGTAAAGGTGCAGATACTATCACCAGTGGCCTTGAAGTTATATGGACAAAAACACCAACCAAATGGAGCAATAATTTTTTTGAGAACCTGTTTGGCTTTGAATGGGAGTTAACCAAAAGTCCTGCTGGTGCACACCAGTGGGTAGCAAAGAATGCTGATGACATAATTCCTGATGCATTTGATAGTTCGAAAAAACATAAGCCTACAATGCTTACTACTGATCTTTCTTTAAGGTTTGATCCTGTTTATGAAAAGATATCCCGGCATTTCCTTGAAAATCCCGATGCTTTCGCAGATGCGTTTGCACGTGCATGGTTTAAGCTAACACATCGTGATATGGGACCACGTGCTCGCTACTTAGGCGCAGACGTACCTGCAGAAGAATTGCTTTGGCAGGATCCTATTCCCGCTCTGGATCATACATTGATTGATGAAAATGATATTGCTGCATTAAAAGCAAAAGTGCTGGAATCAGGGTTATCGGTTTCAAAACTGGTATCTGTTGCATGGGCTTCAGCTTCTACTTTCCGTGGCTCAGATAAACGTGGTGGTGCAAATGGTGCACGTATCCGTTTGGCACCACAGAAAGATTGGAGGGTGAACAATCCTGCGCAACTTTCAAATGTTCTGGATGTATTGGAAGGCATTCAGTCAGTATTTAATGCAACGCAAACAGGTGACAAAAAGATATCACTGGCAGATCTTATTGTACTGGCAGGTTGTGCAGCTGTTGAAAAAGCGGCTAAAGATGCAGGTCATAACATTACTGTTCCTTTTGCACCAGGTCGTATGGATGCATCACAGGAACAAACAGACGTAGAATCAGTTGGCTATTTAGAACCGCAGGCAGATGGCTTCCGTAATTATCGGAAGGCAAATTATCCTGCATCAACAGAAGCATTATTGATTGATAAAGCGCAACTACTTACACTAACAGCACCTGAGCTTACCGTGCTGGTTGGCGGCATGCGTGTGCTGAATACCAACTTTGATGGTTCTGCTCATGGCGTTTTTACCCAAACCCCTGGCAAGCTTACCAACGATTTTTTTGTGAACCTGCTGGATATGAATACTGCGTGGAAACCTGCTACTGAAGATAAAGAACTATACCAGGGCTATAACCGTGCAACAACAAAACCAACATGGACTGCAACACGTGCCGATCTTGTATTTGGTTCCAACTCAGAACTGAGGGCTATTGCAGAAGTATATGGCAGTTCAGATGCACAGGAAAAATTTGTGAAAGACTTTGTTGCGGCATGGAACAAAGTAATGAATTTAGACAGATTTGATTTAGTGTAA
- a CDS encoding M13 family metallopeptidase — MKKLPLLITAVLFFTACTNKPENNSETSFVAIQGIDSTLKPGDNFFRYVNGKWYDTAQIPPSQAGVGTYMFMNYPQRMRLQNILDSVSKATNTAGSIEQKVGDFYASGMDTATVNKRGYDPVKPTLSAIGNITDVPSLMKFVAAETRVNNTSIIAFGVGPDNKNSSMNIAHVSQTGIGLPERDYYFNTDPQSIAIQQAYKKYLATLFQLTGKDAAVANKNAALVYSIDKQLAASHRTNIELRDINANYNKVAVAEIAKKQPNIGWATFLDNLGAKTDSIDVSQPAYYEKLNTLLKSVAINDWKVYLEAYSLNNYASVLSKPFVDAAFEFNKVVSGQAIQKSRGEIMASVVDQSLGEALGQLYVKRYFSENAKKRMFELVNNLQKAFETRINNLEWMSDSTKQKAKEKLFAITKKIGYPDKWKDYSKVNIARSTYFENTVSANANSYQYQLAKLNKPVDKTEWFTTPPTVTAYYNPFANEVVFPAGILQTPYFDDAADDALNYGGIGMVIGHEMTHAFDDQGAQFDKNGNVQNWWTKDDYAKFKAKTQQIIDLYSSFTVPDTLHIKGAMTVGENTADVGGVAIAYDAFKLTKQGQDTATIDGFTPDQRFFLSVALIWRVKMKDEFLRLWINNNPHSPPMWRVNGPLMNSTHFYDAFHIQPTDKMYLADSARIKIW, encoded by the coding sequence ATGAAAAAATTGCCATTACTAATTACAGCAGTCCTGTTCTTTACAGCTTGCACAAACAAACCGGAGAACAATAGTGAAACATCATTTGTAGCCATACAGGGCATAGATTCTACTCTAAAACCCGGCGATAATTTTTTCCGTTACGTAAATGGCAAATGGTACGACACTGCGCAAATACCACCGTCACAAGCAGGCGTGGGGACCTATATGTTCATGAATTACCCGCAGCGCATGCGTTTACAAAATATATTAGATAGCGTTTCAAAGGCAACTAACACCGCAGGCAGCATCGAACAAAAAGTGGGTGATTTTTATGCTTCCGGTATGGATACAGCTACCGTCAACAAACGTGGGTATGATCCTGTCAAACCTACACTGTCTGCTATTGGCAACATTACTGATGTTCCTTCTTTAATGAAATTTGTAGCTGCGGAAACAAGAGTTAACAATACATCTATCATAGCTTTTGGTGTAGGTCCGGATAATAAAAACAGCAGCATGAACATAGCACATGTTTCACAGACAGGTATTGGTTTGCCTGAGAGAGATTATTATTTCAACACAGATCCGCAAAGCATCGCCATACAGCAAGCGTATAAAAAATATTTGGCAACACTATTTCAACTCACAGGAAAAGATGCAGCAGTTGCAAATAAAAACGCAGCACTTGTATACAGTATCGATAAACAACTCGCTGCATCGCACAGAACAAATATTGAGCTACGCGATATAAATGCCAACTACAATAAAGTGGCTGTTGCAGAAATTGCAAAAAAGCAACCCAATATTGGATGGGCAACTTTTTTAGATAACCTCGGTGCCAAAACAGATTCTATTGATGTATCGCAACCTGCTTATTACGAGAAACTAAATACACTTTTAAAATCTGTTGCCATTAACGATTGGAAAGTTTATCTGGAAGCTTATTCTTTAAACAACTATGCAAGCGTGCTAAGTAAACCTTTTGTAGATGCGGCATTTGAATTTAACAAAGTAGTGTCCGGTCAGGCTATACAAAAATCACGTGGTGAGATCATGGCAAGTGTGGTTGACCAATCACTTGGTGAAGCGCTCGGTCAGTTGTATGTAAAGAGATATTTTTCAGAAAATGCCAAGAAGCGCATGTTCGAACTTGTAAATAATTTGCAGAAAGCATTCGAAACAAGAATAAATAATCTCGAGTGGATGAGTGACAGCACCAAACAAAAAGCAAAAGAAAAGTTATTCGCCATCACAAAAAAAATAGGATACCCTGATAAATGGAAAGACTATAGTAAAGTAAATATTGCACGCTCTACATATTTTGAAAACACCGTATCTGCTAACGCCAACAGTTATCAATATCAACTTGCAAAACTCAATAAGCCTGTTGATAAAACAGAATGGTTTACTACGCCACCAACCGTCACCGCCTATTATAATCCTTTCGCAAACGAAGTTGTTTTTCCTGCGGGTATTTTACAAACACCTTATTTCGATGATGCCGCAGACGATGCACTTAATTATGGTGGCATCGGCATGGTAATAGGTCATGAAATGACGCATGCCTTCGACGACCAGGGTGCACAATTTGATAAGAACGGAAACGTACAAAACTGGTGGACGAAAGACGACTACGCAAAGTTCAAAGCAAAAACACAACAGATAATTGATCTCTATAGTTCATTTACCGTACCCGATACATTGCATATAAAAGGTGCCATGACTGTTGGTGAAAACACTGCAGATGTTGGCGGCGTTGCCATTGCATACGATGCTTTTAAACTCACCAAACAAGGGCAGGATACTGCAACCATCGACGGCTTTACGCCAGACCAGCGTTTCTTCCTCTCCGTAGCACTTATCTGGCGTGTAAAGATGAAAGATGAGTTCCTGCGTTTATGGATCAACAATAACCCACACTCACCACCCATGTGGCGCGTAAACGGTCCGCTCATGAACTCAACACATTTCTACGATGCGTTCCATATACAACCCACAGATAAAATGTATCTGGCAGATTCTGCGCGGATAAAAATTTGGTAG
- a CDS encoding thermonuclease family protein, which yields MQIKAYGQAIIKTHLKITKVVDGDGLCVVDMFGRKETEIRFLGIDAPEVRRSRKLKQDERETHLPGQLLLELGQASKQYLSSIAPIGTSITLVMERQHSVDLYGRTLAYVLLPDGSCLNEMMINEGYAKPYDKYYCEALPEYQKINTFAKAGQRGLYQTVSVF from the coding sequence GTGCAAATCAAAGCATACGGACAGGCAATAATCAAAACACACCTCAAAATCACTAAAGTGGTTGATGGTGATGGGTTATGTGTGGTTGATATGTTCGGCAGGAAAGAAACAGAAATTCGCTTTCTTGGCATAGATGCCCCGGAAGTAAGAAGATCAAGAAAGCTGAAACAAGATGAAAGAGAAACGCATTTGCCTGGGCAATTGCTTTTAGAATTGGGGCAGGCATCAAAGCAATATCTTTCTTCAATTGCTCCGATAGGTACTTCAATAACTTTAGTAATGGAGAGGCAACACAGCGTTGATCTTTATGGAAGAACCTTAGCTTATGTGTTGTTGCCCGATGGAAGTTGCTTAAACGAGATGATGATTAATGAAGGTTATGCAAAGCCCTATGATAAATATTATTGCGAAGCATTGCCAGAGTATCAGAAAATAAATACATTTGCTAAAGCAGGGCAACGAGGTTTATATCAAACAGTTTCTGTCTTCTAA
- a CDS encoding bleomycin resistance family protein produces the protein MRMQKTIPALPVQSVKKSCEYYTKRLGFTIRHQEETFAIAVRDEIEIHLWQSCDKSWKWRSVFLVLRPIWTGAESFIAGTASCRIELQGVDELYEEYKKQGALHSPDTVVIEQYWGHREFAAVDNERNLLTFYEVM, from the coding sequence ATGAGAATGCAAAAGACCATACCTGCACTACCTGTTCAAAGTGTGAAAAAATCATGTGAATATTATACAAAAAGGTTAGGCTTTACAATTCGCCATCAGGAAGAAACTTTTGCTATTGCAGTCCGTGATGAAATAGAAATACACTTATGGCAATCCTGCGATAAATCTTGGAAATGGAGAAGTGTGTTTTTAGTTCTAAGACCAATATGGACAGGTGCAGAAAGTTTTATCGCAGGCACAGCAAGTTGCAGAATAGAACTGCAAGGTGTAGATGAACTATACGAAGAATACAAAAAGCAAGGAGCATTGCACAGCCCTGATACTGTAGTTATAGAACAATATTGGGGACACAGGGAATTTGCTGCTGTAGATAATGAAAGAAACTTACTTACGTTTTATGAAGTAATGTGA
- a CDS encoding GDCCVxC domain-containing (seleno)protein — translation MAKTITLQSTITCPECGFQKEETMPTDACTYFYKCTNCETLVKPKHGDCCVFCTYGTVKCPPIQEGVSCCS, via the coding sequence ATGGCAAAAACAATAACACTACAATCAACAATCACTTGTCCTGAATGTGGCTTCCAGAAAGAAGAAACTATGCCTACAGATGCTTGTACATACTTTTACAAGTGTACAAATTGCGAAACATTAGTAAAACCAAAGCACGGTGACTGTTGTGTATTTTGTACTTATGGTACTGTTAAGTGTCCACCAATACAAGAAGGAGTTTCTTGCTGCTCCTAA
- the merTP gene encoding mercuric transport protein MerTP: MISIKSPGTYTSAGLLSAFAASLCCITPVIALLAGSSSIAANFSWIEPARPYLIGLSIAVLAFAWYVKLKPTKTNDMDCNCETTKKASFFQSKTFLGIVTVFAVLMMTFPLYAKVFYPKPEAHAATVALVDNKQQVKFAIQGMTCEGCEEHVNNELTKVNGVLAYKTSYASRSSLVTFDKSKVDVKTIEAAINKTGYKVKSYDVMNASNTAVTFYEAPLVCHAAPSIGCGSKAKFMLADLEKYNDAVEGAWLNKRGTIVAVKWNTNTGEDKKTEIIKTVSTSHSVELSELSSTEANAYAKSFPNESQWFKGKEVDQLSKEEAGIIAQNTIASYKAKKLLKPSFEKQFQADIAKIYENLFLSISSYKDLNTETYNKVEDQIQQAGEKYVGKGKMPHVELCIAPEASCEKDKSCSQGSGKSCCDKEQ, encoded by the coding sequence ATGATAAGTATAAAATCACCGGGCACTTATACAAGTGCGGGACTTCTTTCAGCATTCGCAGCTTCGCTTTGTTGCATTACACCTGTTATCGCTTTGCTTGCAGGAAGTAGCAGCATAGCTGCAAACTTTTCCTGGATAGAACCGGCAAGACCTTACCTAATAGGTTTATCAATTGCTGTACTTGCCTTTGCGTGGTATGTAAAATTGAAACCAACTAAAACTAATGATATGGATTGCAATTGCGAAACAACAAAGAAGGCTTCATTCTTTCAATCAAAAACATTTCTTGGAATAGTAACAGTGTTTGCTGTTCTAATGATGACATTCCCACTATATGCAAAAGTATTTTATCCCAAGCCTGAAGCACATGCTGCAACAGTTGCCCTTGTTGACAACAAACAACAGGTAAAGTTTGCCATACAAGGCATGACCTGCGAAGGTTGCGAAGAGCATGTAAACAATGAACTAACCAAAGTGAACGGCGTATTAGCTTATAAAACTTCTTATGCCAGCAGGAGCAGCTTAGTCACTTTTGATAAATCAAAAGTTGATGTAAAGACGATTGAAGCAGCCATTAACAAAACCGGTTACAAAGTAAAAAGCTATGATGTTATGAATGCATCCAATACAGCAGTCACATTTTATGAAGCTCCGTTAGTTTGTCATGCAGCACCCTCAATTGGTTGTGGCAGCAAAGCAAAATTTATGTTGGCTGATTTGGAAAAATATAATGATGCAGTAGAAGGAGCATGGTTAAATAAAAGGGGAACTATTGTAGCAGTAAAATGGAACACAAATACAGGTGAGGACAAAAAAACTGAAATCATAAAAACCGTTAGTACCTCTCATAGTGTTGAACTTTCAGAATTGTCTTCAACAGAAGCTAATGCCTATGCCAAATCATTTCCTAACGAAAGCCAATGGTTTAAAGGTAAAGAAGTGGACCAGTTAAGCAAGGAAGAAGCAGGCATCATTGCACAAAATACTATTGCCAGTTACAAGGCAAAAAAATTATTGAAGCCATCATTTGAAAAACAATTCCAGGCAGACATTGCTAAGATTTATGAAAATTTATTTCTTTCAATTTCATCCTACAAAGATTTAAATACTGAAACTTATAATAAGGTAGAAGATCAAATACAGCAAGCCGGTGAAAAATATGTAGGCAAAGGTAAAATGCCTCATGTTGAACTTTGTATAGCACCGGAAGCAAGTTGTGAAAAAGATAAATCATGTTCACAAGGAAGCGGTAAATCATGTTGCGATAAAGAACAATAA
- a CDS encoding ArsR/SmtB family transcription factor translates to MDNTTCIRLFADHEQINNCKSKLKTAQKSFYQLSNILALAGNEVRLKMIYLLEEERELCPCDLADILGMSIPAVSQHLRKLKDGNIVETRKEGQTIYYSLTQENLKILKPFFKHINVQTQKLETV, encoded by the coding sequence ATGGACAATACCACTTGTATTAGACTGTTTGCAGATCACGAACAAATAAATAATTGCAAGAGCAAATTAAAAACAGCTCAAAAATCATTTTATCAGCTATCAAATATTTTGGCTTTAGCAGGCAATGAAGTCAGACTGAAAATGATTTATTTATTGGAAGAAGAAAGAGAGTTATGCCCTTGCGACCTTGCCGACATTTTAGGAATGAGTATTCCGGCAGTATCACAACATCTAAGAAAGTTAAAGGATGGCAATATTGTAGAAACACGAAAAGAAGGGCAAACAATTTACTATTCACTTACACAGGAAAATCTAAAGATTTTAAAGCCTTTCTTCAAACACATTAACGTACAAACTCAAAAACTGGAAACAGTATGA
- a CDS encoding Piwi domain-containing protein — MSQQSLILNIIPFQPPILEKEFAFYTKKQDSFCPIHVDDLQGLIEGLVDTQDLDFEQWLYTDFQEPREDAIIISVNLQESIHFAAHYYRYLIRQHFKGIADAMRPSFTNEIEVWFKHYSQPDPRYTIYNLFTLKIQHHRITNGPEMIVSYDGTTKVLNMSLAELGSIDTTQLNWIKADKELHKYKYLPLDYKQHLDKLHIVLTNTLKPAFDIAFDIPSTGNRYPKYWELLNDFYKKYLNTAHFKNVIPLCNNGFHFVPEDKVQMTLPGSNDLLFGLDRLGTEPKTDMKRKGPYKPTAANNVRFIFIYQQSDKNGAVARLYNYFKNGMKAKDQQGNEYTAFPPIHDFIKQPLLFDDGAGIAFQNITTAVQEVQKGVKNLQKKPGIQYIAIYVTPVSRFVDDEEQKKVYFRIKEILLQEGITSQVVYKDNISKDAFKYYLPNIEIAILAKLGGIPWRLNRIKSDELIVGIGAFYSVTRKTRYVGSAFCFNNEGVFEGFDCFTADDTKMLAGSIRVAVSKYVVDHYTTKRLIIHFYKDISKKEIQPIVDTLHTLGLSIPVIVVTINKTESKELLAFDTKNQNLMPYSGTILKVGKKEYLLFNNTRYNPTSQVTAKEYHFPVKVSFAATKPELLEDENLITELMDQVYQFSRMYWKSVSQQNLPVTIKYPEMVAQIYPHFESNTLPEFARKNLWFL; from the coding sequence ATGTCTCAACAGTCGCTAATCTTAAACATCATTCCATTTCAACCTCCTATCCTGGAGAAAGAGTTTGCTTTTTATACAAAGAAACAAGATAGCTTTTGCCCCATTCACGTTGATGATCTGCAAGGTCTAATTGAAGGCTTAGTTGATACACAGGACTTAGATTTTGAACAATGGCTTTACACAGACTTTCAGGAGCCAAGAGAGGATGCAATAATAATATCGGTAAACCTCCAGGAGAGCATACACTTTGCAGCACACTATTACCGCTATCTGATAAGGCAACATTTCAAAGGCATAGCAGATGCCATGAGACCAAGTTTCACGAACGAAATTGAAGTTTGGTTTAAGCATTATTCGCAGCCAGATCCACGATATACTATTTACAATCTTTTTACCTTAAAAATTCAGCACCACAGAATTACCAACGGTCCTGAAATGATAGTTTCTTATGACGGCACAACCAAAGTGCTCAACATGAGTTTAGCAGAGTTAGGCAGCATTGACACAACACAACTAAACTGGATAAAAGCAGATAAGGAACTGCATAAATACAAATACTTGCCACTTGACTACAAGCAACACCTGGACAAGCTGCATATTGTTTTAACCAACACCTTAAAGCCTGCCTTTGATATTGCATTCGACATTCCAAGCACCGGCAACAGATACCCGAAATATTGGGAACTGCTTAATGATTTTTACAAGAAGTATCTGAACACGGCACACTTTAAAAATGTGATACCGCTTTGCAACAATGGCTTTCATTTCGTACCGGAAGACAAAGTTCAAATGACCTTACCCGGCTCAAATGATTTGTTATTTGGCTTAGACAGGTTAGGCACGGAACCTAAGACCGACATGAAGCGGAAAGGACCGTACAAGCCAACAGCAGCAAATAATGTTCGTTTTATTTTCATTTATCAGCAATCAGATAAGAATGGTGCAGTAGCAAGGCTTTACAACTATTTCAAGAACGGCATGAAAGCAAAAGACCAGCAAGGCAATGAGTACACAGCTTTCCCGCCAATACACGATTTCATAAAACAACCATTATTATTTGATGATGGTGCAGGCATAGCTTTTCAAAACATTACAACTGCAGTTCAGGAAGTACAAAAGGGAGTGAAGAATTTGCAGAAGAAGCCAGGCATTCAATACATTGCTATTTATGTTACACCGGTAAGCAGGTTTGTAGATGATGAAGAACAAAAGAAAGTTTACTTCCGCATAAAGGAAATACTGTTGCAGGAAGGCATAACCTCACAGGTTGTTTACAAAGACAATATTTCAAAAGATGCTTTTAAATACTACCTGCCAAATATTGAGATAGCAATACTGGCAAAGCTGGGCGGCATTCCGTGGAGATTGAACCGTATCAAGTCAGATGAACTCATTGTGGGCATTGGTGCATTTTATTCAGTAACCCGTAAGACAAGGTATGTAGGAAGTGCATTTTGCTTCAACAATGAAGGAGTATTTGAAGGCTTCGACTGCTTTACCGCAGATGATACAAAAATGCTTGCAGGTTCTATAAGAGTTGCAGTAAGCAAATATGTAGTTGACCACTACACAACAAAAAGGCTCATCATTCACTTTTACAAAGACATAAGCAAAAAGGAAATACAGCCGATTGTTGACACGTTGCACACATTAGGTTTATCAATACCAGTAATCGTTGTTACCATCAATAAAACAGAAAGCAAAGAGTTATTGGCATTCGATACAAAGAACCAAAACCTAATGCCTTACAGTGGTACTATTTTAAAAGTTGGTAAGAAAGAATATTTGTTATTCAACAACACACGCTACAATCCAACATCACAGGTAACAGCAAAGGAATATCACTTTCCTGTAAAGGTCTCATTTGCGGCAACAAAACCTGAATTATTGGAGGACGAAAACCTGATAACTGAATTGATGGATCAGGTTTACCAGTTCAGCAGAATGTATTGGAAAAGTGTAAGCCAGCAAAACCTGCCGGTTACAATAAAATACCCTGAAATGGTTGCACAGATTTACCCACACTTTGAAAGCAATACCTTACCAGAGTTCGCAAGAAAAAACCTTTGGTTTTTATAA